In Vibrio coralliilyticus, the following are encoded in one genomic region:
- a CDS encoding tandem large repeat → MKHYNYLALSASLLLVACGGGGGGEGDSSPPSRTIGSISGNVYDAPVSNAKVYIWEYDNGQQGRLIASTKTDSRGNYSVSVESASRPVLIRAEGGSYIDPVTGEEVSISANKVLKLDSVVNYVEGSQQSVMVTPLTNMAAGLTKHKLSKGISDSSAVSQSISAISDMYGFDVNTTEPIDITNGAQSAYATDGHKYGALLTAYSSYAKDLITQHGGNTDNQYTSINLASIQYNDISSDGLLDGMGKIGNHDQPLDFGAVRVTSELYTNELAKHVMIVANSPELNKSSIGAEEFDSFGKKVNAIGSGGDTNVIPKRDETAIDSTPPVASRPDETENDVIARTGSVEVKLEDEVGVDVPKVVLESFLSGTWTELDTCQVGEIGSGHCAIDVTGFEKGLRSSNVKVKIDTVSLDQLNISSGQARLVFYTVDVLGNTIVKDSAEHNPHIINFSWDNQKPIIKVISGQTIRSDSTETDYILFGTVTESSPGGSAVTVSFKGDTPEELVCSPTAEEGTCEFSNKYPLSQFSTTSTKFEIRATDAQGNIGEKTHTVTKDDQPPSQDISYPATQFNFVLETASGDRTSYPDAYTRDTYDATSVITSKNYLKIDYQYAASKIKNNTDLNFQSFTTNYLDVNKIPYIKVVVEDARSSDGVDVGSPANKLKLEVRYFVKKDGQGEYELKNTTTANAFLDQDAVRIPHEAIVEEEAQEGEDKWVSSMTYYIPLTRDILGDSFSNVSELDAQKLVIRTSDDSKNYSSEETVYFKTTFDLPTYTVVTPFVGALAQLEGLNTADGEFIGLTTCQTSRRSESNSVLARDVATCSLTTDIIGYDFLRIRLASPTALNTHYFNWTNDSSDPVSVNLDDANFGVYFKPDGSSSYYVTELSAYHTGLFDYRWNNYQGAKDVEAAESILAEVKNALALKTPGSFFGFDPTTTSYATNEMLLNGTPSQLSVEYQHRFLAESIASLSEKALRYDSAGFATAFYDDLSADGKPDGKGKSGSGIKLDNYELNAETYRTDLAQAYFDLLTGKHTGKPWVTDSIAQLFADDISKARPMLGTLDLFGKDGVSIDQDAPNVELTVAGRTYTDKNQQYVAGPIEAKLVVSDPSGIKDDASTRLTFAPMWYKRSTPNDEEPANDISFTPNVNNDEYVKQFAFSVNTALSEHKDKVELAIHTSAMDNQGNGYGYPDNKRKDSLFIDNEPPKISLIRPEDPKTENQLEDSVYLNTNNELKLQFNVVDTVNDQKEKRVLLFKDSSGKIKSYDANKFAINDPDSFVINLCKEVVCDNKPVYPGEGDWEVYVKAIDNLGNEVNENSISAPKFTVRVDSVPPEVENRTAEKMLGGNTTLNPAPIWGDHSPGDKLDLQLKIGNVLVPNLGLCSDDDTVPCLEGTQPNVGVKLVADAFTHGQTNTLFYTATDKAYPPNTSGRGEIKFQVDKQGPVINFQDPWLVDYVSQKTGVLGAKFSAKFNSVTDDSGVEKISLYQKTDSGETFLKDWTASEWSSSFEGTYSAINDENKIVTDDSNRAKLFVKATDIHGFVSSSNVSNVIIDTQGPSLKLNGHQENDFYVPGYELTIIAEDYDDNGSINSNGVNKDKFEYWIFKGDVAPNGEGTKPKKVDGQYKIPLPSNLDTTGEDAITVKLKAQDIRGNVSTVPFKLHIKQTPPAGRLIDVVYASNNESIGTAITKDDHIKLLLEISDISGIGQITGSYHFGSEEAGTTTDEEAGTTLSFTKKGEKQWESVIQKTALAKDGTYTVSIYAYNKAKYLDGGDNAQQIPLKITETLSVQKKGVRLKVKSPEDFQNFIANGELKVDFEVTSAVTPNELQCWVRENYTLDQAPTDEGATSGLIKGELGNTPSCTVKSNQNFQDSPVVLIVQTKGTNGTPNVQRFTFNQMDVNPPTSGQKDYLLKGEHVIPASQSPNNKKQLSIQLGFTDDQSGVNISNIDQQDFRPYLARINNITPIRPKECLRNSDGQVTCSYIADYATFIASTDAEHIFNVKNVNDNAGNTADVSQLSLKLPEGKPTVAITSTDDIATPLAQNTVVKDQISINLKTLLPNGSKLEVLTVKVGDTTYSTANTNHKDNFGAVTKCGENDEYLCSEFNADLSGSDAQSLTVTARAMDVFNLKSALNGESNQVTFIVDKEAPKVGKTVVIESQPGDKVRFTFPITDSGSGLAKVTYTVTELGTNFTREEKKGDDPTYFEVEASELANKNKLTVTVTAEDKAGHVYTENNMEVNIALPTVALSLKDNPRIEGGLLVLGRTSQEMTLEVNATSSITAKSYRITLVPVSTGESIEQSATFVGTSATSTFSFKDTDQGQYMLKVAVTDSIGRTLETFTYAGNEYGVEGIKSVVDTQDPSVSNLKAEQTTFAPDDNGEYLVEVTANVLDTNLKEVNAELALKAGGNKILPKSVEEPTDDSKPYVFSFSVPAGVYRVSINARDLAGKVNSSQEIETTVVAATTPEVKAISATPQGPIGGDKQTQLKIEFSEKVQDFTLSDIKLTQAGGSDDVGTLSGLSTTDNIIWIANYKAPQGEDKTITFTLEDDAYQSEKGIKGKGDTFNLEVKGVLPTVKSLSLNPEYADTGDTINVTVEFSQPVSEPSESYLNTSTTKINWDAASGESDRWTGKVKVPSANDTDLEMPIVIAGFSDTYTNEGVAHQDKKLLLKPKVTITELVVSARKVTVKGTTTRTGTSATLKLTFEDESKNTVSLDKNGNLSDGAFEQTVTFDELSSLASGSVDVTAVVTNSQNASGEESDTFTLDKQAPTLASTNPVSFNPGSAVVGTDGVTVTVTFDEAVTKPLGSQLGGETIIWDAASTAKTVWVGQVNIRSTATKAESLPLSIKGFEDASGNPGAENTDHQFALQPVVTISEVTVSAGVATVKGSMTQSGDSAKVALTFSDTDDGTPDVSETYTLLSSDSWTQDVDVSSLTAGTITVKAVVTNSQNASGEESDTFTLDKQAPTLASTNPVSFNPGSAVVGTDGVTVTVTFDEAVTQPLGSQLGGETIIWDAASTAKTVWVGQVNIRSTATKAESLPLSIKGFEDASGNPGAENTDHQFALQPVVTISEVTVSAGVATVKGSMTQSGDSAKVALTFSDTDDGTPDVSETYTLLSSDSWTQDVDVSSLAAGTITVKAVVTNSQNASGEESDTFTLDKQAPTLASTNPVSFNPGSAVVGTDGVTVTVTFDEAVTQPLGSQLGGETIIWDAASTAKTVWVGQVNIRSTATKAESLPLSIKGFEDASGNPGAENTDHQFALQPVVTISEVTVSAGVATVKGSMTQSGDSAKVALTFSDTDDGTPDVSETYTLLSSDSWTQDVDVSSLTAGTITVKAVVTNSQNASGEESDTFTLDKQAPTLASTNPVSFNPGSAVVGTDGVTVTVTFDEAVTQPLGSQLGGETIIWDAASTAKTVWVGQVNIRSTATKAESLPLSIKGFEDASGNPGAENTDHQFALQPVVTISEVTVSAGVATVKGSMTQSGDSAKVALTFSDTDDGTPDVSETYTLLSSDSWTQDVDVSSLAAGTITVKAVVTNSQNASGEESDTFTLDKQAPTLASTNPVSFNPGSAVVGTDGVTVTVTFDEAVTQPLGSQLGGETIIWDAASTAKTVWVGQVNIRSTATKAESLPLSIKGFEDASGNPGAENTDHQFALQPVVTISEVTVSAGVATVKGSMTQSGDSAKVALTFSDTDDGTPDVSETYTLLSSDSWTQDVDVSSLTAGTITVKAVVTNSQNASGEGSDTFTLN, encoded by the coding sequence ATGAAACACTATAATTATTTAGCACTCAGTGCATCTCTTCTACTTGTCGCATGTGGTGGCGGCGGTGGTGGCGAGGGTGATAGTTCACCACCGTCAAGAACGATTGGTTCAATTTCTGGCAATGTTTATGATGCGCCAGTATCGAACGCGAAGGTCTATATTTGGGAATATGATAACGGCCAGCAAGGGCGGCTCATTGCTTCGACCAAAACAGACTCAAGAGGTAATTATAGTGTTTCGGTGGAATCTGCTTCACGCCCTGTATTGATTCGTGCTGAGGGAGGATCATATATCGATCCTGTAACAGGGGAAGAGGTTTCTATCAGCGCGAACAAAGTCCTCAAGTTAGATAGTGTTGTCAATTACGTTGAAGGCTCACAGCAGTCAGTCATGGTGACACCTCTCACCAATATGGCAGCAGGCTTAACAAAACATAAGCTGAGCAAAGGTATCAGCGATTCATCAGCGGTTTCCCAATCCATTAGCGCTATAAGTGATATGTATGGGTTTGACGTTAATACGACTGAGCCGATCGATATCACGAATGGCGCTCAAAGCGCGTATGCGACTGATGGCCATAAATATGGCGCGTTGCTAACGGCCTATTCTTCCTACGCTAAGGACCTGATCACTCAGCATGGTGGTAACACTGATAACCAATACACTTCAATTAATTTAGCAAGCATTCAATATAATGACATCAGTTCTGATGGCTTATTGGATGGAATGGGGAAAATCGGTAACCATGATCAGCCATTAGATTTTGGTGCGGTGAGAGTCACCAGCGAGCTATACACCAATGAGTTAGCTAAGCATGTGATGATCGTGGCCAATAGCCCTGAGCTTAATAAGTCGAGTATTGGGGCCGAGGAGTTTGATTCTTTTGGTAAGAAAGTCAATGCTATCGGCTCCGGTGGAGATACTAATGTCATTCCTAAACGTGATGAAACCGCTATCGACTCGACTCCTCCAGTCGCAAGTCGACCAGATGAAACTGAAAACGATGTTATTGCACGTACAGGTAGTGTTGAAGTCAAACTTGAGGATGAAGTTGGGGTTGATGTCCCTAAAGTCGTACTTGAATCATTTTTGAGTGGCACATGGACTGAATTAGATACGTGTCAAGTTGGTGAGATAGGTTCTGGTCACTGCGCTATAGACGTTACTGGTTTCGAAAAGGGCTTAAGAAGCTCGAATGTTAAAGTCAAAATCGATACCGTTTCCCTGGACCAGCTCAACATCAGTTCTGGTCAGGCGCGCCTTGTGTTTTATACCGTAGACGTACTTGGCAACACAATCGTTAAGGATTCTGCGGAACACAACCCTCATATCATTAATTTTTCTTGGGATAACCAAAAGCCAATCATTAAAGTGATTTCTGGTCAGACTATCCGTAGTGACAGTACTGAGACCGACTATATTTTATTTGGTACCGTCACAGAAAGTTCGCCTGGTGGAAGTGCTGTTACTGTTTCATTTAAAGGGGATACACCTGAAGAGTTAGTTTGTTCTCCAACTGCAGAAGAAGGCACATGCGAGTTTTCTAACAAATATCCTCTTTCTCAATTTTCAACGACATCAACCAAGTTTGAGATAAGAGCAACGGATGCTCAGGGCAATATTGGTGAGAAGACTCACACGGTAACGAAAGATGATCAACCGCCGAGTCAGGATATCTCTTATCCAGCCACCCAGTTTAACTTTGTACTTGAAACGGCGTCGGGTGATCGTACTAGTTACCCTGATGCGTATACTCGAGATACATACGATGCCACATCCGTAATCACATCAAAAAACTACCTCAAAATCGATTATCAATATGCGGCTAGCAAGATTAAGAATAATACTGATCTTAATTTCCAGTCGTTTACTACTAACTATCTAGATGTTAACAAAATCCCGTACATTAAGGTGGTGGTAGAAGATGCTCGTTCGTCAGATGGTGTAGATGTTGGCTCTCCAGCCAATAAGTTGAAGTTAGAGGTGCGTTATTTTGTCAAAAAAGATGGCCAAGGCGAATACGAGCTCAAAAATACGACCACGGCTAATGCCTTCCTTGACCAAGACGCTGTACGTATACCACACGAAGCCATAGTAGAAGAAGAGGCTCAAGAAGGAGAAGATAAGTGGGTATCATCAATGACCTACTACATCCCGTTGACTAGGGATATATTAGGCGATTCATTTAGTAATGTGTCTGAGCTAGACGCGCAAAAACTTGTCATTCGCACTTCCGATGACTCAAAGAATTACTCAAGTGAAGAAACGGTGTATTTCAAAACTACCTTTGATCTTCCCACTTATACGGTAGTGACGCCCTTTGTCGGTGCGTTAGCACAGCTAGAAGGATTGAATACAGCGGATGGGGAGTTTATTGGTTTAACCACATGTCAAACATCAAGAAGATCTGAGTCTAATTCTGTATTAGCACGAGATGTTGCGACTTGCTCTTTGACAACTGACATTATCGGCTATGACTTCCTGCGAATCAGACTAGCAAGCCCTACTGCATTAAATACACACTATTTCAATTGGACTAATGACAGCAGCGATCCCGTGTCGGTTAACCTAGACGATGCCAACTTTGGGGTCTACTTTAAGCCTGATGGTTCAAGCAGTTATTATGTGACTGAGCTTTCTGCCTACCACACTGGGTTATTTGACTATCGTTGGAATAATTACCAAGGGGCGAAGGACGTAGAAGCTGCAGAATCCATTCTTGCCGAGGTCAAAAATGCATTGGCGTTAAAAACACCAGGCAGTTTTTTCGGCTTTGACCCTACCACCACCAGTTATGCAACCAACGAAATGCTGTTGAATGGTACTCCTAGTCAGCTAAGTGTTGAGTACCAGCACCGCTTCCTTGCTGAATCAATTGCAAGTTTGTCTGAAAAGGCGCTACGTTATGATTCAGCAGGCTTTGCCACCGCTTTTTACGACGATCTAAGCGCAGATGGCAAGCCTGATGGTAAAGGGAAAAGCGGTAGTGGCATTAAACTTGATAATTACGAGTTGAATGCAGAAACTTATCGTACCGATTTAGCCCAAGCATACTTTGATTTACTTACGGGTAAGCATACTGGTAAACCTTGGGTAACAGACAGCATTGCACAGTTGTTTGCGGATGATATATCCAAAGCTAGGCCCATGTTAGGTACTCTGGACCTATTTGGTAAAGATGGGGTAAGTATCGACCAAGACGCGCCTAACGTGGAACTAACGGTAGCGGGTAGAACTTATACTGACAAGAATCAACAATATGTCGCGGGTCCGATTGAAGCGAAATTGGTTGTCTCTGACCCATCGGGCATAAAAGATGATGCATCTACTCGGTTAACTTTCGCTCCGATGTGGTACAAACGCTCAACCCCTAATGACGAAGAACCAGCCAATGACATTTCGTTCACACCAAACGTGAACAATGATGAATACGTAAAACAGTTCGCTTTTTCTGTAAATACCGCGTTAAGTGAGCATAAAGACAAAGTGGAATTGGCTATCCATACCAGTGCAATGGATAACCAAGGGAACGGCTATGGCTACCCAGATAATAAGCGTAAAGATTCTCTCTTCATCGATAACGAACCTCCTAAAATCTCCTTGATTCGCCCTGAGGATCCAAAAACCGAGAATCAGCTTGAAGACAGCGTATACCTTAATACCAACAACGAACTGAAGCTACAGTTTAACGTTGTGGATACTGTCAATGACCAAAAAGAAAAGCGTGTTCTGCTATTCAAAGATAGCTCGGGTAAAATTAAGAGTTATGATGCCAATAAATTTGCTATTAATGACCCTGATAGCTTTGTTATTAACCTGTGTAAGGAAGTCGTTTGCGATAATAAACCCGTCTATCCAGGTGAAGGTGATTGGGAGGTTTATGTAAAAGCGATCGATAACTTGGGCAATGAGGTAAATGAGAACTCAATATCAGCACCGAAGTTTACAGTTCGGGTTGACTCAGTACCGCCTGAAGTTGAAAACAGGACCGCAGAAAAAATGCTGGGAGGCAATACCACATTAAATCCTGCGCCTATCTGGGGCGATCATAGCCCAGGTGACAAACTTGATTTGCAACTTAAGATAGGTAATGTCCTTGTACCCAATTTAGGCCTTTGTAGTGATGACGATACTGTGCCTTGTTTGGAAGGGACTCAACCTAACGTTGGCGTCAAGCTCGTAGCCGATGCCTTTACGCATGGTCAAACCAATACCTTGTTCTATACAGCGACAGATAAGGCATACCCACCGAATACCAGTGGGAGAGGAGAAATCAAATTTCAAGTCGATAAACAAGGGCCCGTTATCAACTTCCAAGACCCATGGTTAGTCGACTATGTCTCACAAAAGACTGGTGTATTGGGAGCTAAGTTCTCGGCGAAATTTAATAGCGTCACAGATGACTCCGGCGTAGAGAAAATCTCGCTTTATCAGAAAACAGACTCCGGTGAAACCTTCTTAAAAGATTGGACAGCAAGCGAGTGGAGCTCTAGCTTTGAGGGCACATACTCGGCAATCAATGACGAGAACAAGATTGTTACAGACGACAGTAACCGCGCTAAGCTTTTTGTTAAAGCGACCGACATTCATGGATTTGTATCAAGTTCCAATGTGTCTAATGTGATCATTGATACGCAAGGCCCATCACTAAAATTGAATGGGCATCAAGAGAATGATTTTTATGTGCCCGGTTATGAGCTCACGATCATTGCTGAAGACTATGACGACAACGGCTCGATAAACTCAAATGGTGTAAATAAGGACAAGTTTGAGTATTGGATATTCAAGGGCGATGTTGCGCCAAATGGAGAAGGAACCAAGCCAAAGAAAGTTGATGGCCAATATAAGATCCCACTACCGTCAAATCTCGATACAACGGGTGAAGATGCTATTACCGTAAAACTGAAGGCGCAAGATATCCGCGGCAATGTTTCCACGGTGCCATTTAAACTGCATATCAAACAGACACCACCAGCCGGAAGATTAATTGATGTTGTGTACGCAAGCAATAATGAATCTATTGGCACTGCTATTACTAAGGATGACCATATCAAACTCCTTCTGGAGATTTCAGATATTAGCGGCATAGGTCAGATAACCGGCTCTTACCACTTTGGGAGTGAAGAAGCCGGAACTACGACTGATGAAGAAGCCGGAACTACGCTCAGCTTTACTAAGAAAGGTGAGAAACAATGGGAATCTGTTATTCAAAAAACCGCGCTGGCTAAAGACGGTACCTACACTGTATCTATTTACGCATACAACAAGGCCAAATACTTAGATGGAGGGGATAACGCACAGCAAATACCTCTAAAAATAACAGAGACGTTAAGTGTTCAAAAAAAGGGTGTACGGCTTAAGGTTAAATCGCCGGAAGATTTCCAAAACTTTATAGCCAATGGCGAGCTAAAGGTGGATTTTGAGGTAACAAGCGCAGTCACACCAAATGAGCTCCAATGTTGGGTTCGTGAAAACTATACGTTGGACCAAGCACCGACAGATGAAGGAGCGACCTCTGGGCTAATAAAAGGTGAGCTTGGGAATACCCCAAGTTGTACGGTGAAGTCTAATCAGAACTTTCAAGACTCACCTGTGGTATTAATTGTTCAAACCAAAGGCACCAATGGAACACCGAACGTGCAAAGGTTTACGTTCAATCAAATGGATGTCAACCCACCAACGTCTGGGCAAAAAGACTACTTATTAAAGGGTGAACACGTTATTCCAGCGAGTCAATCTCCAAATAATAAAAAGCAATTAAGTATCCAGCTCGGATTTACTGACGATCAATCAGGGGTGAATATTAGCAATATAGATCAGCAAGACTTTAGACCATACCTTGCTAGAATCAACAATATTACTCCAATAAGGCCTAAAGAGTGTCTACGCAATTCTGATGGTCAAGTGACGTGTAGCTATATTGCGGATTACGCAACCTTCATCGCTTCAACAGACGCGGAGCATATCTTTAACGTTAAGAACGTAAATGATAATGCAGGTAATACGGCTGACGTCTCTCAGCTTTCATTAAAGCTTCCGGAAGGCAAGCCGACAGTTGCAATCACCAGTACAGACGATATTGCGACCCCCCTTGCTCAAAACACCGTCGTTAAGGACCAGATAAGCATCAACCTTAAAACGCTGTTACCTAATGGCTCGAAGCTGGAAGTGTTAACTGTCAAGGTAGGTGACACCACTTATTCTACTGCCAATACCAATCATAAGGATAACTTTGGTGCAGTAACAAAGTGTGGAGAGAATGACGAATACCTATGTTCGGAGTTTAACGCTGATCTGTCTGGCTCTGACGCTCAATCCTTGACGGTTACAGCAAGAGCGATGGATGTGTTTAACCTCAAAAGTGCTCTTAATGGTGAGTCTAATCAGGTAACGTTTATCGTTGACAAAGAAGCCCCTAAGGTTGGTAAAACTGTTGTGATAGAGTCACAACCGGGCGACAAAGTCAGATTTACTTTCCCCATTACCGACAGCGGAAGCGGGTTAGCTAAAGTCACTTACACAGTGACAGAGCTAGGAACGAATTTCACCAGAGAAGAAAAAAAAGGTGATGACCCTACCTACTTTGAGGTAGAGGCATCGGAACTGGCTAACAAGAACAAGTTGACAGTAACTGTCACGGCTGAAGACAAAGCGGGCCACGTGTATACAGAGAATAATATGGAGGTCAATATAGCGCTACCCACTGTAGCGTTATCTCTGAAGGATAATCCGCGTATAGAAGGGGGATTGCTTGTACTTGGCCGTACCAGTCAAGAAATGACACTAGAAGTGAATGCTACGAGTAGTATTACTGCAAAAAGTTACCGTATCACTCTTGTGCCTGTTTCAACTGGAGAATCAATCGAACAGTCGGCGACGTTTGTCGGCACGTCTGCGACCAGTACATTTAGCTTCAAAGACACGGATCAAGGCCAGTACATGTTGAAAGTGGCAGTAACGGACTCGATTGGTCGCACGCTTGAAACGTTCACTTACGCGGGTAATGAATATGGCGTTGAAGGCATAAAGTCTGTCGTTGATACCCAAGACCCGAGCGTGAGTAACCTAAAAGCCGAGCAAACAACCTTCGCACCAGATGATAATGGCGAATACTTAGTCGAGGTGACTGCAAACGTCTTGGATACGAACTTGAAAGAGGTGAATGCAGAGCTTGCGTTGAAAGCAGGTGGCAACAAAATACTGCCTAAATCTGTAGAAGAACCGACGGACGATAGTAAGCCGTACGTCTTCAGTTTCTCCGTCCCAGCGGGTGTTTATCGGGTTTCGATTAACGCGCGTGATCTTGCCGGAAAGGTCAATTCATCGCAAGAAATCGAGACCACGGTAGTAGCCGCTACGACCCCAGAGGTAAAAGCAATATCAGCCACACCGCAAGGTCCGATTGGAGGTGATAAACAGACTCAGCTGAAAATCGAGTTTTCTGAAAAGGTCCAAGACTTTACTCTGAGCGATATAAAACTCACCCAAGCGGGTGGAAGTGATGATGTGGGCACTCTGAGTGGATTATCTACAACAGACAACATTATTTGGATCGCTAACTACAAAGCGCCTCAAGGAGAAGATAAAACCATCACCTTTACCCTAGAAGACGATGCCTATCAAAGTGAGAAGGGAATCAAGGGTAAAGGGGATACGTTTAATCTAGAGGTTAAAGGTGTACTGCCAACAGTAAAATCACTATCGCTCAATCCTGAATATGCAGATACAGGGGATACCATCAATGTGACAGTGGAATTTTCACAGCCGGTCTCAGAGCCTTCGGAGTCGTATCTCAATACCAGCACAACCAAAATCAATTGGGATGCTGCTAGCGGTGAAAGTGACCGTTGGACAGGTAAGGTCAAGGTTCCAAGTGCCAATGACACAGATCTTGAAATGCCAATAGTGATTGCTGGTTTTAGTGATACATACACGAATGAGGGCGTAGCCCATCAAGATAAAAAGTTGTTACTGAAACCTAAGGTGACAATCACTGAGCTTGTAGTGAGTGCGCGCAAAGTAACGGTAAAAGGAACTACCACAAGAACAGGGACATCCGCGACGTTGAAGCTAACGTTTGAAGATGAGAGTAAAAACACAGTGAGTCTAGATAAAAACGGAAACTTGTCGGATGGCGCTTTTGAACAAACGGTGACGTTTGATGAGCTATCGAGCTTAGCCAGTGGTTCAGTCGATGTCACCGCAGTGGTAACCAACAGTCAGAATGCTTCAGGTGAAGAGAGCGATACTTTTACCTTAGACAAGCAAGCACCGACGTTGGCATCAACCAACCCAGTGAGCTTTAACCCGGGTTCAGCCGTCGTGGGCACCGACGGTGTGACAGTGACCGTGACTTTTGATGAGGCGGTGACGAAACCTTTAGGCAGCCAACTGGGCGGTGAGACCATTATCTGGGACGCAGCCAGCACGGCTAAAACAGTGTGGGTAGGTCAGGTCAACATTCGCAGCACTGCTACGAAAGCGGAATCCTTGCCACTGAGTATCAAAGGGTTCGAAGACGCATCAGGCAACCCAGGTGCGGAAAACACGGACCACCAGTTTGCGTTGCAGCCAGTAGTGACCATAAGCGAGGTAACGGTGAGCGCAGGGGTGGCGACGGTGAAAGGCAGCATGACCCAATCAGGCGATTCGGCGAAAGTGGCACTGACGTTTTCAGACACAGACGATGGCACGCCTGACGTTAGTGAGACCTACACACTACTGTCGAGCGACAGTTGGACACAAGACGTGGACGTAAGCAGTTTGACGGCTGGCACCATCACAGTAAAAGCAGTGGTCACCAACAGTCAGAATGCTTCAGGTGAAGAGAGCGATACTTTTACCTTAGACAAGCAAGCACCGACGTTGGCATCAACCAACCCAGTGAGCTTTAACCCGGGTTCAGCCGTCGTGGGCACCGACGGTGTGACAGTGACCGTGACTTTTGATGAGGCGGTGACGCAACCTTTAGGCAGCCAACTGGGCGGTGAGACCATTATCTGGGACGCAGCCAGCACGGCTAAAACAGTGTGGGTAGGTCAGGTCAACATTCGCAGCACTGCTACGAAAGCGGAATCCTTGCCACTGAGTATCAAAGGGTTCGAAGACGCATCAGGCAACCCAGGTGCGGAAAACACGGACCACCAGTTTGCGTTGCAGCCAGTAGTGACCATAAGCGAGGTAACGGTGAGCGCAGGGGTGGCGACGGTGAAAGGCAGCATGACCCAATCAGGCGATTCGGCGAAAGTGGCACTGACGTTTTCAGACACAGACGATGGCACGCCTGACGTTAGTGAGACCTACACACTACTGTCGAGCGACAGTTGGACGCAAGACGTGGACGTAAGCAGTTTGGCGGCTGGCACTATCACAGTAAAAGCAGTGGTCACCAACAGTCAGAATGCTTCAGGTGAAGAGAGCGATACTTTTACCTTAGACAAGCAAGCACCGACGTTGGCATCAACCAACCCAGTGAGCTTTAACCCGGGTTCAGCCGTCGTGGGCACCGACGGTGTGACAGTGACCGTGACTTTTGATGAGGCGGTGACGCAACCTTTAGGCAGCCAACTGGGCGGTGAGACCATTATCTGGGACGCAGCCAGCACGGCTAAAACAGTGTGGGTAGGTCAGGTCAACATTCGCAGCACTGCTACGAAAGCGGAATCCTTGCCACTGAGTATCAAAGGGTTCGAAGACGCATCAGGCAACCCAGGTGCGGAAAACACGGACCACCAGTTTGCGTTGCAGCCAGTAGTGACCATAAGCGAGGTAACGGTGAGCGCAGGGGTGGCGACGGTGAAAGGCAGCATGACCCAATCAGGCGATTCGGCGAAAGTGGCACTGACGTTTTCAGACACAGACGATGGCACGCCTGACGTTAGTGAGACCTACACACTACTGTCGAGCGACAGTTGGACACAAGACGTGGACGTAAGCAGTTTGACGGCTGGCACCATCACAGTAAAAGCAGTGGTCACCAACAGTCAGAATGCTTCAGGTGAAGAGAGCGATACTTTTACCTTAGACAAGCAAGCACCGACGTTGGCATCAACCAACCCAGTGAGCTTTAACCCGGGTTCAGCCGTCGTGGGCACCGACGGTGTGACAGTGACCGTGACTTTTGATGAGGCGGTGACGCAACCTTTAGGCAGCCAACTGGGCGGTGAGACCATTATCTGGGACGCAGCCAGCACGGCTAAAACAGTGTGGGTAGGTCAGGTCAACATTCGCAGCACTGCTACGAAAGCGGAATCCTTGCCACTGAGTATCAAAGGGTTCGAAGACGCATCAGGCAACCCAGGTGCGGAAAACACGGACCACCAGTTTGCGTTGCAGCCAGTAGTGACCATAAGCGAGGTAACGGTGAGCGCAGGGGTGGCGACGGTGAAAGGCAGCATGACCCAATCAGGCGATTCGGCGAAAGTGGCACTGACGTTTTCAGACACAGACGATGGCACGCCTGACGTTAGTGAGACCTACACACTACTGTCGAGCGACAGTTGGACGCAAGACGTGGACGTAAGCAGTTTGGCGGCTGGCACTATCACAGTAAAAGCAGTGGTCACCAACAGTCAGAATGCTTCAGGTGAAGAGAGCGATACTTTTACCTTAGACAAGCAAGCACCGACGTTGGCATCAACCAACCCAGTGAGCTTTAACCCGGGTTCAGCCGTCGTGGGCACCGACGGTGTGACAGTGACCGTGACTTTTGATGAGGCGGTGACGCAACCTTTAGGCAGCCAACTGGGCGGTGAGACCATTATCTGGGACGCAGCCAGCACGGCTAAAACAGTGTGGGTAGGTCAGGTCAACATTCGCAGCACTGCTACGAAAGCGGAATCCTTGCCACTGAGTATCAAAGGGTTCGAAGACGCATCAGGCAACCCAGGTGCGGAAAACACGGACCACCAGTTTGCGTTGCAGCCAGTAGTGACCATAAGCGAGGTAACGGTGAGCGCAGGGGTGGCGACGGTGAAAGGCAGCATGACCCAATCAGGCGATTCGGCGAAAGTGGCACTGACGTTTTCAGACACAGACGATGGCACGCCTGACGTTAGTGAGACCTACACACTACTGTCGAGCGACAGTTGGACACAAGACGTGGACGTAAGCAGTTTGACGGCTGGCACCATCACAGTAAAAGCAGTGGTCACCAACAGTCAGAATGCTTCAGGTGAAGGGAGCGATACTTTTACGTTAAATTAA